One Stratiformator vulcanicus genomic window, TCGCTCGGTCAGACTGGCCATAAGATATACCCGCAAAACCGAGCCAAATCGCTCGGAGGAATACCGTCTTTTGTTGTACGGAGATCGGCGAAATCGAAACTGCGTTGAGATCGACCGAACCGTTGCTCCGTCAAGCACTATGACTCAAATATACCGAAGTCACGGGGCGGAAAACACCCCCTGCCGTCGGCCCGACTACTGTTCGGAATCCTTTTGCGAATCGGCTCCCGCAGCCGGATTGTCCGTCGGCTTTTGCTGGGAGGACTTCTTCGCATCGCGATTGCCACCTTTGATGACCGTCAAGATTTCCGCTTCGTCAGTCAGAACCCGCCGGCCTCCTTCATATTGGACGATCACTTTTCGCGCCAGCAGTTCCTGTGCGATGACTTTGCCCTCGCCGATTTTCGTGACCGCCGTCGCCCCGACCTTCGGCAATTCCTTCCGATGGGCTTCGTAGGTGTCGTATTCGTACCGGAGGCAGCATTTCAGACGTCCGCATCGGCCGGAAATCTTGTTCGGGTCGAGCGTCGCCTTCTGCAATTTGGCCATCTTCATCGAAACCGGGGGCATCTCGGTCAGATGCGTATTGCAACAAACCGGCTTACCGCAGTCGCCGTAATCGGCGAGCAATTTCGCTTCGTCCCGGACGCCGATTTGCCGCAGTTCGATGCGGCACTTGAACCGCTTCGCCATCGCCTTGACCAATTCCCGAAAGTCGACCCGCTGCTCGGCGACGTAATAGAACAGGAGGCGTTCCCCGCCGAGTATCCGCTCGCATTCGACGAGCTTCATCTGCATCTTCCATTCGCGGATCATCTCATCCGCTTCACGAAAGAACTGGGTTTCGATCGGTGCAGCTTCATCTCGCGATTGCCGGTCCTGAACCGAGACTTCTCTCAGGATTTTCCCACTGCCGGAGTCGCCCCCGAGAAACTTGCGGGTGCGTTTTCCCGCCGGGCAGAGAACCTCACCCCATTCGACGCCGCGGTTGGTTCGAACGACGACCTCGTCGCCGCGACGATAGCGATCGGCTCCGCGGACGGAGAATTCCCCAAGGTGCCGCATGATCCCGTAGCGAACGACGTAGGCGGTGGGGGCCCGCTCCGGGGTCGCGGTCGCAACGTCGGCATCCATCGCGGTTGTAGTTGTGTCCGGTTTCGACATCCCGCTGGGCAATTTCTGGAAAGGGTTCAGCCACTCAATCGGGCGGAGGAAAAAATCAATTTGGCAACCCGACCGCATTTGGGGCCGAGCGAGATACCCGTTCGTTGCGATAATTACGTTACACGACGGAGCCTCACTCAGGGAAACGAGCGGCGTGCGAGTTTGTGCGAACTTCGATTGAAGTGACGATCGAAAAGCGAGCGGCGTCTCGCCGACATCAAACGTGATTCTGCGAATGTCGTCCGCGTTACGCGATCCGCCGCATGGCGCGCGCGAGATCGGCAAACAAGGTCTCGACGCACAGGGGCAGCGACACATTCCGCGAAATCGAAAGGTCGGCTTCCGCCAATCGTTCAATGCAATCACCGATGAAATCGGCCGATTCAACCGAATTGTTCCGAAGTTGAGTGCTCAGTCGTGAAGAATCAACGGCCCCGTCCGTCGGCGAACCGGACGCAGCGCGGAGAACGCGACGGTAGTGGTCGACGGCAAAGCGAATCACCCAGGACATCGCCGCCCGCTGGGCGGGCGTATCGCCGACGGCGTCGAGCTTCTCAGTCACCATTTTTGAAATGCTGGCCGCGTCGATCGGAAATTTATCGAGGGAGCGGTCGAGATCTGATTTGAGTTCTCGTAAGCCGGGGTCGAGCAAGGTTGCGGCCGTGTCGAGACTGCCCTCACAGAGCCGTCCGATCGAGATCGCTTCGTCACGGTTGTCGACCGTCTCGCTTTGAAGCAGTAGTTCCGCGACGATTTCGGCGGTCAGCGGCGGGAAAAGCACCGTTTGGCAGCGCGAAAGGATCGTCGGCAGGATCGCCGAGGTCGATTCGGCGATCAGAAACATCAACGCGTCGGCGGGCGGTTCCTCGAGCGTTTTCAAAAAGGCATTCGCCGCCTCCTCGCCCATACGATCGGCCGCATCGATCACGGCAACTTTGCGTCTGGCTTCCGTCGGAGAGAGGGCGAGTTCGTGGCACAAACCCTGTCGGCCCCGCGATTCCCGATCTCCCACGAACTGTTCGATCAGCAGTTGACGTTTTCCGTCAGGCAACCCGATCTCGACGAGATCGGGATGCGTCCCGGAGGCCATGCGCACGCACGACGGGCAATGGCCGCAGGCCTCCAATTCGTCCGGAGGCGTTTCCGTGCAGAAAAAACACTGCGCGCAAATCCGGGCGAACAACCGCTTACCAATTCCGCCGGGGCCGACCAGCAAATACGCTTGCGCGATCCGACCCCGAGAGGCCGCACGGCGAAACTGTTCGATGCGGTCATTGTGACCGCGGAGTGTTTGCCAGGGAGAGTTCACGAGTCGCAGTCAATCAAAATAGGCCGCATGATCGAATCCGTATCATCGATTTCGCGTGTCGATCTTTCGCTGCTTCCGACCGCCCGGTTGACGATCGACCGCATCGCTTCAAATAATCGATCAGTGATACGACGTGAGTTTACAAACGCCC contains:
- a CDS encoding PSP1 domain-containing protein, translated to MSKPDTTTTAMDADVATATPERAPTAYVVRYGIMRHLGEFSVRGADRYRRGDEVVVRTNRGVEWGEVLCPAGKRTRKFLGGDSGSGKILREVSVQDRQSRDEAAPIETQFFREADEMIREWKMQMKLVECERILGGERLLFYYVAEQRVDFRELVKAMAKRFKCRIELRQIGVRDEAKLLADYGDCGKPVCCNTHLTEMPPVSMKMAKLQKATLDPNKISGRCGRLKCCLRYEYDTYEAHRKELPKVGATAVTKIGEGKVIAQELLARKVIVQYEGGRRVLTDEAEILTVIKGGNRDAKKSSQQKPTDNPAAGADSQKDSEQ
- a CDS encoding DNA polymerase III subunit: MNSPWQTLRGHNDRIEQFRRAASRGRIAQAYLLVGPGGIGKRLFARICAQCFFCTETPPDELEACGHCPSCVRMASGTHPDLVEIGLPDGKRQLLIEQFVGDRESRGRQGLCHELALSPTEARRKVAVIDAADRMGEEAANAFLKTLEEPPADALMFLIAESTSAILPTILSRCQTVLFPPLTAEIVAELLLQSETVDNRDEAISIGRLCEGSLDTAATLLDPGLRELKSDLDRSLDKFPIDAASISKMVTEKLDAVGDTPAQRAAMSWVIRFAVDHYRRVLRAASGSPTDGAVDSSRLSTQLRNNSVESADFIGDCIERLAEADLSISRNVSLPLCVETLFADLARAMRRIA